TTGTGCACTGATTTAGTTGAAGTTGCCGCACTTCTAGAAGATGCCCGTGTACGACACGCTCGTCGTAAGAATTCCCGCTACAGCCACTTGCTCAAATTACGGCCTTTAGATCCAGGTAATCGCCGAAAAATGGACGATATCGAGCGTTTGCACATTCATATAGAACAACAGCTTGTGGAAGCTTCACGATGCCTAGATTCTATCAGTCGCGAACGTACTAGAGACAGCAATCGAAAAGTTGAAATCCCCATAACTCAGGTAAATCTTTCTTGCCTTAGGTATTCGAAAAAttcttaattattattttttttatgtcaggTGATTTATGAAGCGATCAGAAACAACGCCAAAGTTATATCACAGTTAAAGTCTCGGGTAGAACGCATCATAGCCCAGAGCAAGGAACAGCAGTTAAAAATCGCCGGAGCTGCTTTCGAAGTCCTAAGGTTGTTATGCATTAAATGATTATTCAAAACCTCGTAGCTAATCGAATGGTCGTTTCTCATAGGCCGAAGGGAGCTGATGACTCGTGCAAGTGGGAATCCGAATTGGCTGTTCTGGCCGACTCACTTCTAACATCAAGTATAAAAAGTGAAACTGGCATACACGCACCACATCCAGTCATCCCACAAGTATCCCCTGAAAAACAAGCAATGCTCAGGAGCGTACTAGCGCATAGGCCTGTGGCTCGCATTCGAGCTGTACGCCCAGAATCAGTTGCAGAATCACGTTTGCTGTCAAACCTCTCCGGTTTCATGCACAAGGAAGATAAAAGCGCGTCGACTGCTGCATCGAATTCCATCATTTCACAAGCGTCGTCCAAGAATTCCGTGCTGAATGCTAGAGATACTTCACTTTCGTCACCTGTGGAAATCAAACCACAGTTACCGAAATTGGGATCAGCAAACATTGGAGGCAATGCTGTAACTCCGGTAGCCTTGACACGTGCTCCTCTTGCCAAGTTTGTTCCCCAACCAACTCCCGAGGTAGAAGACGTCACTCCGCCATCCTCACCAGTAAACTTGGATCAAAAAGCGAAAGATATTGGTAGTGCGCTAATGATGAGCAGTTTCAGTTTACCTTCGCGTATCACAACAACTACTGTAGCAGACGACAAACCGACTTCGAAGTTAGCCGATGTGAAACCAACCGTCTCTTTGCCTACTTCTCTTCCACCACCTTACGAACCAAAACCAACGTTTGCTACAATGCCGACATCGATACCTAGTCTGTCGTTTGGAACTCCTAAGCAGACCCCTCAGCAATCTGGGCTAGGATCGACAAGTCTCTCCGGCAAGTCATCATTTGCTTCCGCATTTAGCGCTGCGTCTACACCTTCCACTACTCCGGCGACTGCACCATCCAAAGTGACGGCCGAAAGTACGTCATTGTTTGCTGCTTTAGGCACACCTGCTGTTCCAACAACAGTCCAGTCACAACCAACTAAGAGTTTAAGCACACCGTCGTTTGGACTGGCGTTTCCCCCTGTCACACCTACGTCCGCGCCCAGTCCTGTGCCAACCAAACCAGCAGAACAAGTTCCAGCTCTAAAAACGAGCTTTTCGTTTAACTCTTTAGCAACAGCTGTTGCAGCACCAACTCCGACTGTCGTGACAACGTCCACTGTGCCAGCTGCCGGGGCGCTTCCAAATTTTACATTCGCTTCTTCTACGCTCGCGACGACCACAACTGCATCGCCTACGATTGCTACCACCACTACTGCTCCCTTGTCTTTTGTAACACCTCAGTCGTCCTCCTCGATTAGTACTTCGAGCAGCGATGGTTTTGCTACGACTGTTAAACCGACTGCAGCGCCAacaaatttctctttcaatcTGGCCAAAGTTCCGAGCTCATCGAGTGTCACCGCACCAGCAGCCGCACCTTTCACGTTCAACCCTTCCGGAGCTGGCTTGGCCACCACCGGTGCTACCCCAACAATATTTTCAACGCCTAGTTCTACAGCAGTGGCCGGATCGCTGTTTTCGTTaacttcaacaaccaaaacGCCAACCGCCTTCGGTGTCGTAAGCACCGTTGCACCAGCAACTACACCGACCTCCTCACTCTTTGGCCAGACTCCAGCAGTGTCTGCTGCGGCAACATCAGCTCCGGCAatttcatctctttttggTCAGTCCTCTACCTCGACCGTGGCACCTAGTACCTCTACCACAGGTGTAACACCTTTGTTTGGTCAAGGCCAACCTGCCAGCTCATTGGCTACAGGTGCCACTGTAACGCAACCCGCTTTTGGACTTACCACTGCAAATGCAGCTGCCACTCCAGCACCGGCAGTTACGACAATTTTCGGCCAGCCAACCACTACATCGCAGAACACTGGAAGTTTGTTCGGCCAGCCTTCTAATCCGCCAGCCGGACTGTTTTCATCCCCGTTTGGACAAGGAAGTTTCGGGCAATCAACTTCTACTACATCTAGTACAGTAAATACACCACTCTTTGGACAATCGACTTTTGGCAAACCAGCTCTACCTCAGACAAGCGTAGCTCCGTCCGTCTCATCTTTCGGATCACCGCCTGTGTTTGGACAGACCAGTGGAGCAGCCACTGGATTGTCAGCTGGAAGCGTTTTTGGACAAGGCACCACTGCGACTACGACCCCGATCAAACCGTTATTTGGTGGATCTGCATTTGGACAGACTCCGACCAATGCTGCGGCCAATGCTTCATCCCCGAGCCAAGGCTTTGGAGCTAATATGTTTGGTAACATGGGC
The nucleotide sequence above comes from Daphnia carinata strain CSIRO-1 chromosome 3, CSIRO_AGI_Dcar_HiC_V3, whole genome shotgun sequence. Encoded proteins:
- the LOC130693214 gene encoding nuclear pore complex protein Nup214-like; translated protein: MASAPDPAEVLDFKMKQLCRFRVTTKKYDVQDNSSLIATSHLYGLVFVGTPDKLVVIKVADLVQIDHASSKKSEISSFPSKEILLPSKPIFVALSCDNLSLMVCLQMSGCPVGWMYDVRGFARQTGEWNPFQEIRLSSTDGITVSDCAWNPTIPGLVAVSLSDGSLVAVEINNTQFSIISLPSNTQAQAISWSPKGKQLVVARPGKLVQYKPDLKEAKTTAFSGSDVHMNTPVACGLQWLSTSQFLVTFIDQDDPNSRPHLHIVNVQKSGATTFIDYDDVCYGSPSGRPHKYLTQSIPSWNVLLASSANAIEIAVLGQTGGGDADHPEWRQWTLEGEWRAELPLDENTETNPMGMAIDTTSQTPISWDDNQTLPPAPILFVLSTHGLLCPFHIINQKNPTPVNQVPQQLSVTGERPARSGIGLKTAPLAASTPLPSAPKVGIPRTNLGERFATFAEPPSLTVPTTTHSVSGPAVLDKVFGNKPLQPSVPSATADNGAFLPAPVAPVKAEATPVVPSAVKLASQTVATEQPNVQASVDAATAILRDEVVKFVQDLEEFKTRSSSLKVTVASEEDKQRLLKLTSDLSGFGVDLVDTTKMQDEEVRGLCTDLVEVAALLEDARVRHARRKNSRYSHLLKLRPLDPGNRRKMDDIERLHIHIEQQLVEASRCLDSISRERTRDSNRKVEIPITQVIYEAIRNNAKVISQLKSRVERIIAQSKEQQLKIAGAAFEVLRPKGADDSCKWESELAVLADSLLTSSIKSETGIHAPHPVIPQVSPEKQAMLRSVLAHRPVARIRAVRPESVAESRLLSNLSGFMHKEDKSASTAASNSIISQASSKNSVLNARDTSLSSPVEIKPQLPKLGSANIGGNAVTPVALTRAPLAKFVPQPTPEVEDVTPPSSPVNLDQKAKDIGSALMMSSFSLPSRITTTTVADDKPTSKLADVKPTVSLPTSLPPPYEPKPTFATMPTSIPSLSFGTPKQTPQQSGLGSTSLSGKSSFASAFSAASTPSTTPATAPSKVTAESTSLFAALGTPAVPTTVQSQPTKSLSTPSFGLAFPPVTPTSAPSPVPTKPAEQVPALKTSFSFNSLATAVAAPTPTVVTTSTVPAAGALPNFTFASSTLATTTTASPTIATTTTAPLSFVTPQSSSSISTSSSDGFATTVKPTAAPTNFSFNLAKVPSSSSVTAPAAAPFTFNPSGAGLATTGATPTIFSTPSSTAVAGSLFSLTSTTKTPTAFGVVSTVAPATTPTSSLFGQTPAVSAAATSAPAISSLFGQSSTSTVAPSTSTTGVTPLFGQGQPASSLATGATVTQPAFGLTTANAAATPAPAVTTIFGQPTTTSQNTGSLFGQPSNPPAGLFSSPFGQGSFGQSTSTTSSTVNTPLFGQSTFGKPALPQTSVAPSVSSFGSPPVFGQTSGAATGLSAGSVFGQGTTATTTPIKPLFGGSAFGQTPTNAAANASSPSQGFGANMFGNMGLGGTPNAANANRNAFGGGTVFGSATPSGQGTFGSTAGSSSFGAQTATPSAAPSFGSPSQPSFGGFSQTQPAFGGAATFGGSPLFGSKPTFGGGPTFGSPVSSLAAPKQEAGFGAFAASNNVPTFGVLASSGPSFEALASSSNSQPAFGGAAFPSTNPPSFGGGSSFSSWR